CGCGGAAAATGCGGGTTTGGGAATGGCAATTGCTACAATACTTTATCCGCTACGCGGAATTTCGCTGAAGGAAATGCAGCATAGGTAGGAGCTTTTCCAAACTTTGGAACTCCGGAAATGTCGCGATACTTTCTCCGTAGGAGATTTAGTATTGTAGGTCGAAAACGCTCCCGCCTCAATGCTACCTCGTAGAGGTTATACACAGCAGTCACATACTCCTCGCTAAATTTCGTTTATCCCAACAAGCAGATGATTTGTATATTTACACCTCACAAAGCAAAACACCGAATCGTAATCAAACAAAACATCCCATGAAGAAAACTTATCTGCTGCTCGCCCTGGTGCTTTGGGTAGCATCGGCATTCGCGCAAAAGACCGAATACATTACGAAATTCAACATTCCGTATTACAATGATTCCCTCAACCAGGCCGATGAGTACCTCCGGCAGCAATGTGTACTGGATCTGTATTACCCAAAGAATGTGAAGCATTTCCCTACCATTGTCTGGTTTCATGGTGGCGGCTTAACGGGCGGACACAAAGAGATTCCGGAAGCGTTGAAAGAACAGGGCATGGCCGTGATTGGCGTAGGATACCGGCTATCGCCTCACATTAAAGCGGAGCATTGCATCGACGATGCAGCCGCCGCTGTCGCCTGGGCATTCAACCACATCGAGCAATTCGGCGGCGATTCGACGCTGATTTTCGTCTCTGGTCACTCTGCTGGTGGCTACCTCACACTGATGGTGGGATTGGACAAAAACTACCTGAAAAGATGGGACATCGATGCCAATCGCATTGCAGGACTGATTCCTTTTAGCGGGCACACCATCACTCACTTCACCATTCGGGCCGAGCGGGGCATTCCGGGAACACAACCGGTCGTCGACAGCCTGGCGCCGCTGTACTGGGTGCGGAAAGATGCACCGCCGTTGCTGCTCATCACCGGCGACCGTCATATGGAAATGTTGGGACGCTATGAAGAAAATGCTTACCTGATGCGCATGATGAAAGTGGTGGGCCACAAAAATACCCGGCTATACGAAATGCAGGGCTACGGCCACAACATGACCGCTCCAGCCTTTCCGCTGCTGCTGAAAGATGTACGAGAGATTGT
This Prolixibacter sp. NT017 DNA region includes the following protein-coding sequences:
- a CDS encoding alpha/beta hydrolase encodes the protein MKKTYLLLALVLWVASAFAQKTEYITKFNIPYYNDSLNQADEYLRQQCVLDLYYPKNVKHFPTIVWFHGGGLTGGHKEIPEALKEQGMAVIGVGYRLSPHIKAEHCIDDAAAAVAWAFNHIEQFGGDSTLIFVSGHSAGGYLTLMVGLDKNYLKRWDIDANRIAGLIPFSGHTITHFTIRAERGIPGTQPVVDSLAPLYWVRKDAPPLLLITGDRHMEMLGRYEENAYLMRMMKVVGHKNTRLYEMQGYGHNMTAPAFPLLLKDVREIVKEKRAND